CTGAACTACCAACGCGGCATCGCGCTGGCGCTGATCGTGTTGGCGCTGTGCATCGCGGTGGAGGTCGTCTCCGGCGCGATCCGCACCGCGCTACTCGGCCGGGCGGCGGCCGGTCCCCGCCGGGGCATCACCGGCGCCCTCGGCCGACTGGTGAAGCCGAAGCAGCAGGTCGTGGTGTCCGCGGACCCGAGGGAGCGCTCGGCGGCCGCGCTGGCCGAGGGACGAGTGACGCCGCCGTGGCGGATGCGCCGTCGAGGAATCCTGTATGCCGTGGTCAGCACGGTGATCGTCGTAGCATCGATCGCCGGGGCAGGCATCTCGCCGCTGGCCTTCTTCGAAGCACTGCCCCGGATTTTCGAGGTGCTCGGCCAGTTCCTCCCGCCGCAGACCGGCGGCATCCTGCCCACGCTGCTGGCCGCGCTGTGGGTGACGGTGAAGATCGCGCTGGCCGCGACGCTGATCGGCGTCGTGCTGTCGATCCCGATCGGCGCGCTCGCCGCCGCCAACGTGGCCCCGAATGCGCGGGTAGCGCGGTTCTTCCGCCTGATCATCCTCATCATTCGCGGGATTCCCGAGTTGATCCTGGCGATCGTCTTCGTCGTCATCACCGGACTCGGCGAGGTGGCGGGCGCGGTCGCCTTGGGCATCGGCGGGATCGGCCTACTCGGCAAACTCGTCGCCGACTCCTTGGAAGAGGTCGACCCCGGCCCGGAACGCGCACTACGGGCGACCGGGGCAGGCCGACTCCAGGTGTTCCTCGCCGCCACCGTGCCCGCAGCGGGCAAGGCGCTCGTCGGACACGCGCTTTACCTGCTGGACACCAACATCCGCTCCGCGACCCTGCTCGGCATCGTCGGCGCGGGCGGCATCGGCTTCTACCTGCTCAACGCCGCCCGAGTCCTGGACTTCGGCGTCGTCACCACGG
This Actinoalloteichus hymeniacidonis DNA region includes the following protein-coding sequences:
- the phnE gene encoding phosphonate ABC transporter, permease protein PhnE; the protein is MPVPSVPSAPSATRLNTPPSAGAVAPTLVLLALLGLGVWAFADLRINVATFVDGAANAARFAARVFPLDFPPLLEILALCGQTLAIVVLATLLSALLSAPVALLAAADTTPNNAARMGARALIVVARAVPDVVLAIVFVRVFGIGSITGVLAMGLHSIGMVGKLYADAIEQSDPGPPTALRATGATRLQRITGAVLPQVLPAFVAVGLHRLDINLRVSVVLGFVGVGGIGFAIAESLRVLNYQRGIALALIVLALCIAVEVVSGAIRTALLGRAAAGPRRGITGALGRLVKPKQQVVVSADPRERSAAALAEGRVTPPWRMRRRGILYAVVSTVIVVASIAGAGISPLAFFEALPRIFEVLGQFLPPQTGGILPTLLAALWVTVKIALAATLIGVVLSIPIGALAAANVAPNARVARFFRLIILIIRGIPELILAIVFVVITGLGEVAGAVALGIGGIGLLGKLVADSLEEVDPGPERALRATGAGRLQVFLAATVPAAGKALVGHALYLLDTNIRSATLLGIVGAGGIGFYLLNAARVLDFGVVTTVLILIFATVMLVELLAMWLRSRW